The genomic stretch TGGCAGCAGTGCAGCGTTGAATCATAGGGGCATTTACGCCAGTGGCTGCCATCTCTCGAACAAGTGCCAGCATCAAGTTAAGATTTAAACCAATATTGTTGGGGTAGTGTTTAAGTGCTTGGCTGAATAAACGAATGGCTTTGCTGTATTCTTTAGTGGCAAACAGGTCTTTGCCTTCCTGGTTAAGTTCGATAGCTTTTTGTTTGCCTTCTTTGCTTAAGGGTTCGTCTGAAATGCGATCAATTGCCTGACAAATTTCAGGATTATTTTGATGGCTTTCGGCGAGATCCTTAAGAATCGATTGTGCTTTTTCGTGGTCTCCTACAGACTTATAGGTCTTCGCCATATCCAGCATCAGCTCAGCTGATTTATTGGCGGTTCCTGAAATTCGCTGTTGAATATCTTTGATCTTTTCCTGTGATTTTTCAGTATTGCCGGCACTGGCGTGTACACCTGCTTCGAGAATATCTGACTGTAACTCGATGTTTTCATGGTCTTTGTATTTGCGTTTTACTTTCTTAAGTGCTTCTTCTGCATCTTTAATTTTAGCTTTGGCATTGTCCGGGTTGTGGCTAATTTCTGAGTTGATGCAACGAACCAGATTAAAGTGTTGTTCCGGGGATTCATAAACAGAATTATTGCCCAGTCTAATGACTTTTTTACGTGATAATTCAGCACGTTCCCAGTCGTGGTTGTCCTCGGAAATTTCAGCGAGTTTTTCTTGCCTGACAATAGCGTTAGGGGAGACCTCAATGGCTTTTTCCAGTAACTTTTGCGCAGCTTCTATGTCACCTTGACGAGTTTTTATATCTGCAAGGCAGTCATAGATTTCAAGACATAAACAGCCATCATTAATAAGTTTATCAAAGACCCCTTCGGCTTCATCCAGATCGCCCAGGGCCATTAAGGATTTACCGAGACCTATTGATGCCCACTCTAGCTCACGCTCATCCAGAATTTCTTCATAGACTTTTTTGGCTTGACTGTAGCGATGCTTCTTCAGAAAGCAGCTGCCCATAATTTTGTAGCAGCGCTGTTCATATTTGTCATGCAGCTCAATTCTTTCCTGGCAGAGTTCAATTGCGCGATCAAAATCCAGAGTATCCATGGCGTTATTAATTTCATACAGGGACTCTTTTTCCAGTACCAGCCGATCCAGTCTTTTTTGTAAAACCCCTTGAGTGAAGGGTTTGGTGAGGTAGTCGTCCGGTTGATACTCGAGGGCACCGAAGACCATATCTTTGGTGGTTTCGGCAGTGATCATCATATAAATAGTTTTATTTTGAAGGATATTTTTGAAGCGCAGTTCTTCCAGAATTTGTTGGCCGTTTTTATTGTCTCCTAAATTGTAGTCAGCAAGGATGATGTCATAGGGGTTTTCTTCGCATTTAAGGATGGCTTCTTCCCCGTTAGAGGCGGTATCCACCCGAATCATGCCGAAATTATCCAGCATGCGCCTAATGGAGCCGCGCATATCCGGAAAGTCATCAATAACTAATGCGGTTTTTTGTTTATAGATTTTGATAACATCAATTTTTGTAAGGGTCATAAGTCACTGCTTGTTCATATTGTTGTTGGCCAAGACATGAGTGCATTGAAATTGATGCTGACCAGCTCAAAAAAACCTAATAATTTCAGTAAGCTAGTATAGTTCAGATATATTTATTTGCAGTGTTCGCTGTAGTTTATTGGTTCTATTGTGTGGACGGTAGCGACTTTTAGATCATTGACAGCCTGATTAAAGGTTTGGGGGAAGATTTGAAGCAATACGATGAATTGGAAAGTCTGGAGGAGTGGCAGTCATTGGCCTTCGGGGTGGTGTTGGTTTCCCGTATGGGGGCAACTATCGGTTGTTTTGTGAGCTGACAGGTGCGGGGATGCGGCCTTATTTAGCAATATGCTCAATTTGGTCTGGGAGTTTGTCGGAGGAAAAAATCAGCGTATTGATTTCCAGAAGCAGCTAGACAAGCTGGAAATCATCACTCCGGATCCTGAGCAATATGATATATATGGGGTTTGGCCTGCTT from Oceanicoccus sp. KOV_DT_Chl encodes the following:
- a CDS encoding tetratricopeptide repeat-containing response regulator, translated to MTLTKIDVIKIYKQKTALVIDDFPDMRGSIRRMLDNFGMIRVDTASNGEEAILKCEENPYDIILADYNLGDNKNGQQILEELRFKNILQNKTIYMMITAETTKDMVFGALEYQPDDYLTKPFTQGVLQKRLDRLVLEKESLYEINNAMDTLDFDRAIELCQERIELHDKYEQRCYKIMGSCFLKKHRYSQAKKVYEEILDERELEWASIGLGKSLMALGDLDEAEGVFDKLINDGCLCLEIYDCLADIKTRQGDIEAAQKLLEKAIEVSPNAIVRQEKLAEISEDNHDWERAELSRKKVIRLGNNSVYESPEQHFNLVRCINSEISHNPDNAKAKIKDAEEALKKVKRKYKDHENIELQSDILEAGVHASAGNTEKSQEKIKDIQQRISGTANKSAELMLDMAKTYKSVGDHEKAQSILKDLAESHQNNPEICQAIDRISDEPLSKEGKQKAIELNQEGKDLFATKEYSKAIRLFSQALKHYPNNIGLNLNLMLALVREMAATGVNAPMIQRCTAAKEKLSHLDSSSPLHDRYKVLCEHLAKMKSSL